In Nocardia sp. NBC_00403, one DNA window encodes the following:
- a CDS encoding ABC transporter permease, whose amino-acid sequence MIALTGLVVRRLGLLIALLAVVFVVVDLLPGNAARAVLGRDAGADRIAAKEHELGLDRPLPVRFWNWFSGAATGDFGTTARGQSVNELLAAKFPQTLLLASVAMLATVVISLLCGLWWSARPTGFTARVMQPSSAFVIAVPEFVVATLLVLVFSLWLDWLPAVTFTDRSGYPASPEMLILPVAALAIPQAGWNSRVVRGALIDAAAAPHVESAVLNGLPERTVLLRHVLPFALPTIATSFATSVGTLFGGALVVETIFNYPGMGAMVAGSVSDRDTALVAAVVAMTGTTIMCVLLLADAIRAWANRGRR is encoded by the coding sequence TTGATCGCCCTCACCGGACTGGTGGTGCGGCGGCTCGGACTGTTGATCGCACTGCTTGCAGTGGTATTCGTTGTGGTCGACCTGCTGCCGGGAAACGCGGCACGGGCCGTCCTCGGACGCGATGCGGGAGCGGATCGGATAGCGGCGAAGGAGCACGAGCTGGGATTGGACCGGCCGCTGCCGGTCCGTTTCTGGAACTGGTTCAGTGGGGCCGCTACCGGGGATTTCGGCACCACGGCCCGCGGGCAATCGGTGAATGAGCTGTTGGCGGCGAAGTTTCCACAAACCTTGCTGCTGGCATCGGTCGCGATGTTGGCCACGGTGGTGATCTCGCTGCTGTGCGGGTTGTGGTGGTCCGCGCGGCCTACCGGCTTCACCGCTCGCGTTATGCAACCGAGCTCCGCCTTCGTCATCGCGGTTCCGGAATTCGTGGTGGCAACACTGTTGGTGCTGGTTTTTTCGCTGTGGCTGGATTGGCTGCCCGCGGTGACTTTCACCGACCGCTCCGGATATCCGGCGAGCCCGGAGATGCTGATCCTGCCAGTTGCGGCCCTGGCGATACCACAGGCGGGCTGGAATTCGAGGGTAGTGCGTGGCGCGTTGATCGACGCGGCCGCCGCACCACATGTGGAGAGCGCCGTTCTGAATGGGCTCCCGGAAAGGACTGTCCTACTCCGTCACGTCCTGCCGTTCGCGTTACCCACGATCGCAACGTCTTTCGCAACCTCGGTCGGTACGTTGTTCGGCGGCGCTCTCGTTGTGGAGACGATATTCAACTATCCAGGGATGGGCGCCATGGTGGCGGGATCTGTCTCCGACCGCGATACCGCGCTCGTAGCGGCAGTCGTGGCAATGACCGGAACAACGATCATGTGCGTCTTGCTGCTGGCCGATGCCATTCGTGCCTGGGCTAATCGAGGTCGGCGATGA
- a CDS encoding ABC transporter permease subunit, with amino-acid sequence MTTSTTSRRLWPTVLPAAAVVTVAIVGPALAPHAVDHAVGITFEKPNSAAWLGGDRLGQDVTSQLLRGGWGLLLLGAIIALLVTAFAAILGSIAALHPRTGAWIERTADLGMLLPPVLAILLFMLSWPESGAVGLVVVSVIAGTPYSARVFAAAATGVAASGFIEAAQARGERLSYLIFRELLPNLRETLLTQLGLRFVEAMYLVSTAAFLQLPTTLGDANWAVMVRENASGILLNPAAVLAPSVAIGLLAVSVNSAVAAFGRGRSSV; translated from the coding sequence ATGACGACCTCGACCACCTCCCGGAGGCTGTGGCCGACGGTGTTACCCGCGGCCGCGGTTGTCACCGTTGCGATAGTCGGACCCGCGCTCGCGCCGCACGCAGTCGATCATGCGGTCGGTATTACCTTCGAGAAGCCCAACAGCGCGGCCTGGCTGGGTGGCGATCGGCTCGGCCAAGACGTCACGAGCCAGTTGTTGCGTGGCGGCTGGGGACTGCTGCTGCTGGGCGCGATCATCGCCCTGTTGGTGACCGCGTTCGCCGCGATCCTCGGATCGATAGCAGCGCTGCATCCGAGAACCGGGGCATGGATCGAACGCACCGCCGATCTGGGCATGCTGTTGCCGCCGGTGTTGGCGATCCTGCTATTTATGCTCTCCTGGCCCGAATCCGGAGCCGTGGGTTTGGTGGTCGTATCGGTGATCGCGGGTACACCGTATTCGGCGCGAGTGTTCGCAGCGGCGGCGACCGGAGTGGCGGCGTCGGGCTTCATCGAAGCGGCGCAGGCACGCGGAGAACGGTTGAGTTACCTCATTTTTCGAGAGCTGCTCCCGAACCTGCGCGAAACACTGCTCACTCAATTGGGCCTACGATTCGTGGAGGCGATGTACCTCGTGAGTACTGCGGCGTTCCTACAGCTGCCGACCACCCTCGGAGACGCGAACTGGGCGGTGATGGTCCGCGAGAACGCCTCCGGGATCCTGCTGAACCCCGCCGCGGTGCTGGCGCCGAGTGTGGCGATCGGTCTGTTGGCGGTCAGTGTGAACAGCGCCGTTGCGGCGTTCGGGCGTGGGCGGAGCAGCGTATGA
- a CDS encoding ABC transporter ATP-binding protein has translation MTTGVQVEDLTIHSSSGAVLLATTSLCVPQGSVTALTGPSGAGKSTLMRAVLGHLSSGTTRSSGSVRVAGQDVFALSPDALQSFRRGHIAFVSQDPGAALNPTMRVRSLLREAANHSRDADLGTVLARVGLPEHCLHRRPGELSGGEQRRVALALALVRKVGVLVVDEPIAGLHGELRNGIAELLRSLATDDDVAVVVSGHDTKVLHRLADDVVALGEPQVGLLELATRPSDPVVAGPPALQAHAISAMAGRRRLLASVDLSIGAGESVAVVGPSGAGKTTLARVLAGIHSAASGTLEVDGRELAVGRARRSRRDRRRVQLIPQNPLSTLNPKQTVLQALSRPLRLSGMTGKAEVADRAARLLGSVELDADLLGRYPDELSGGQRQRVAIARALATEPDVLICDEITSALDTSTAESIMELVERTRIARGIGVLVVSHDMAVVARYCRRILVLADGMVVEHGDTAGVLADPSAPQTRALLV, from the coding sequence ATGACGACTGGGGTGCAGGTCGAGGATCTCACGATCCATTCGTCGTCGGGTGCGGTATTGCTGGCAACGACGTCGCTGTGTGTTCCCCAAGGCTCCGTCACGGCGTTGACCGGTCCATCCGGAGCGGGGAAAAGCACGCTGATGCGTGCGGTGCTCGGCCACCTTTCCAGCGGTACGACTCGATCGAGCGGTTCGGTGCGGGTCGCCGGACAGGATGTGTTCGCGCTGAGTCCCGATGCGTTGCAGTCCTTCCGCCGCGGGCACATCGCTTTCGTGAGCCAGGATCCGGGTGCCGCGCTGAATCCGACAATGCGGGTTCGGTCACTGCTCAGAGAAGCGGCGAACCATTCCAGAGATGCCGATCTGGGTACCGTGCTCGCTCGCGTCGGGCTGCCCGAGCACTGTCTGCATCGGCGTCCTGGCGAACTGTCCGGTGGTGAACAGCGACGGGTCGCGCTTGCGCTCGCGCTGGTCCGCAAGGTTGGTGTCCTTGTTGTTGATGAGCCTATCGCCGGGTTGCATGGGGAGCTGCGGAACGGGATAGCGGAGCTGCTACGTTCGCTGGCCACCGACGATGATGTCGCGGTGGTGGTTTCGGGCCATGACACCAAGGTTCTGCACCGGCTCGCGGATGACGTGGTCGCGCTGGGCGAGCCACAGGTGGGACTGCTGGAGCTGGCGACGCGGCCTTCGGATCCCGTGGTCGCGGGGCCGCCCGCCCTGCAGGCGCACGCGATATCCGCAATGGCGGGTCGCAGAAGGCTACTGGCATCGGTCGACCTCAGTATCGGGGCCGGGGAATCGGTCGCAGTCGTCGGGCCGTCGGGCGCGGGGAAGACCACGTTGGCCCGAGTGCTGGCCGGTATCCATTCCGCGGCGTCGGGCACTCTCGAGGTGGATGGACGCGAATTGGCTGTCGGGCGCGCACGCCGATCTCGCCGCGACCGGAGGCGAGTGCAGCTGATCCCGCAAAACCCGCTGTCCACACTCAACCCGAAGCAGACTGTGTTGCAAGCGCTTTCGCGACCACTGCGGCTCAGCGGGATGACCGGAAAGGCTGAGGTCGCTGATCGCGCCGCACGTCTGCTGGGCAGTGTGGAGCTGGACGCCGATCTGTTGGGTCGATATCCGGACGAGCTTTCCGGCGGTCAGCGGCAGCGCGTCGCGATCGCGCGCGCGCTCGCCACTGAACCGGATGTACTCATCTGCGACGAGATAACATCGGCACTCGATACCAGCACCGCTGAATCGATCATGGAGTTGGTGGAGCGAACTCGAATCGCACGGGGGATCGGCGTCCTGGTCGTCAGCCACGACATGGCAGTGGTGGCCAGGTATTGCCGCCGGATCCTTGTCCTTGCGGACGGAATGGTTGTCGAGCACGGAGACACCGCGGGGGTGCTGGCAGACCCCAGCGCACCTCAGACGAGGGCGCTGCTGGTCTGA
- a CDS encoding MATE family efflux transporter — translation MSLAIGVRDSRPLIALAAPIAGIQLAQVALTTTDLAMMGLLGVQAIAAGGLAITLYNQVRTMSVGVVTAVGNLVAGAVGQGESRAGTDQLDEQARSEIRQVVRAAFLVATFVGLLAGGALVALSYSLVWFGQDARILELARPMMMALAFGLVPMLWLNVLRQFAVGMRRPGSLLWVTIGSVGVNAAINGAFIYGWFGLPVLGLTGIGCATSFVNLSTCCAFFLIVRRDTHLAPLLSIQGWRADLRTVRAILRLGIPISLTYGSEAGLFSVAALIMGSFGPTVLAAHNVVIQLTYIVFQVTIGLSHGSSILVSRVVSKGDLDEARSTARIALTLGVAVMGAVGIIYVAAPRLVLVPFLDQTEAADVLPLAKTLLFIAVVQQFLDCAQNIGVGLLRGLGNTKSGFRITLVGYWAVGLPVLLTCAYGFGLRGPGVWIGLCAGLAVTATLLLRRFDRDLHKREPARTAAFV, via the coding sequence ATGAGCCTCGCGATCGGTGTGCGCGACAGTCGCCCGTTGATCGCTCTCGCGGCCCCCATCGCGGGGATCCAACTCGCGCAAGTGGCACTGACCACCACGGACCTCGCGATGATGGGCTTGCTCGGTGTGCAGGCGATCGCCGCGGGTGGGTTGGCAATAACGCTGTACAACCAGGTGCGCACGATGAGTGTGGGTGTGGTGACGGCGGTCGGAAATTTGGTGGCGGGCGCGGTGGGCCAAGGGGAATCGCGCGCCGGTACCGACCAACTCGACGAGCAAGCGCGATCGGAGATCCGCCAGGTCGTTCGTGCGGCATTTCTGGTGGCGACCTTCGTCGGTCTGCTCGCGGGAGGTGCGCTTGTCGCGCTGAGCTACTCGCTCGTATGGTTCGGTCAGGACGCCCGCATTCTGGAACTGGCACGGCCGATGATGATGGCATTGGCGTTCGGTCTGGTGCCGATGTTGTGGCTGAACGTGCTCCGTCAATTCGCGGTAGGCATGCGCAGACCCGGATCACTGCTGTGGGTCACCATCGGCTCTGTCGGGGTGAACGCAGCCATCAACGGCGCCTTCATCTATGGCTGGTTCGGACTTCCGGTCCTGGGGTTGACCGGGATCGGTTGTGCCACCTCCTTTGTCAACCTCTCGACATGCTGTGCCTTCTTCCTGATCGTCCGCAGGGACACCCACCTTGCACCATTGCTGTCGATCCAGGGCTGGCGCGCGGATCTGAGAACAGTTCGTGCGATCCTGCGACTCGGGATCCCGATCAGCTTGACATATGGATCAGAAGCAGGGCTTTTCTCTGTCGCCGCACTCATCATGGGGAGTTTCGGTCCGACTGTGCTGGCTGCGCACAACGTAGTCATCCAATTGACATATATCGTCTTTCAGGTAACCATCGGCCTTTCGCACGGGTCGTCCATCTTGGTGAGTCGAGTGGTCAGCAAGGGAGATCTCGACGAAGCGAGAAGTACCGCCCGCATAGCTTTGACCCTCGGTGTCGCAGTAATGGGCGCAGTGGGCATCATATATGTGGCGGCACCCCGGTTGGTACTTGTCCCCTTTCTCGATCAAACAGAGGCGGCGGACGTTCTGCCTTTGGCGAAGACCCTTCTCTTCATCGCTGTCGTGCAGCAATTCTTGGACTGCGCACAGAATATTGGTGTCGGACTTCTGCGTGGCCTCGGCAACACCAAGAGCGGCTTTCGAATCACCCTCGTCGGCTATTGGGCCGTCGGGCTACCTGTGCTGTTGACCTGCGCCTATGGTTTCGGTCTACGCGGTCCAGGAGTGTGGATCGGACTGTGTGCGGGCTTGGCGGTCACCGCGACGCTGCTGTTGCGGCGTTTCGACCGCGACCTACACAAGCGAGAGCCCGCGCGCACCGCCGCGTTCGTTTGA
- a CDS encoding PLP-dependent cysteine synthase family protein, which translates to MNNALQSTNHRTGERVENIAERVSDLVGRTPLIELCRTGSGSRLLLKLEQFNPTGSAKIRMARQMVLDAELDGRLPPGGHIIESTSGNTGLGLAVVAAERGYRFTAVVDNHSAKDKLRAMVAMGAQLVYVADTSDDGPSPTAREEHAALLAASEEGAYFFDQHNNPSNARGYRALADELRADLATDVDYLVSSVGTGGSLFGTARELRRLGSSVRVIGVEPAGSIVFGGPGGPYWQSGTGTPPGAPIGSTIDYDLLDEGVKVSDVHAFATARTVARRNGLMLGGSVGGAVYVAMKRLREIPPGSTMVTIACDGGEKYLDTIFNDDWMREKNLLNSVAEAEVAQLLDEYASEIGSSVLTRPSARSTPA; encoded by the coding sequence ATGAATAATGCGCTGCAATCGACAAATCATCGTACCGGAGAACGAGTCGAGAACATCGCCGAGCGTGTCTCTGATCTGGTCGGCCGTACGCCGCTCATCGAATTGTGCAGAACCGGCTCAGGATCGCGGCTGCTACTCAAACTCGAGCAGTTCAATCCGACGGGCTCTGCAAAGATTCGGATGGCTCGACAGATGGTGCTCGACGCCGAGCTGGACGGTCGGCTCCCGCCAGGCGGGCACATCATCGAATCCACCTCAGGGAATACAGGTCTAGGCCTCGCAGTGGTCGCCGCCGAGCGTGGCTACCGATTCACCGCGGTCGTGGACAATCACTCGGCCAAGGACAAATTGCGAGCGATGGTCGCCATGGGCGCACAGCTGGTCTACGTCGCCGATACCAGCGACGACGGTCCGAGCCCGACCGCACGTGAAGAGCACGCCGCCCTACTGGCCGCTTCGGAGGAGGGCGCCTACTTCTTCGATCAGCACAACAATCCGAGCAACGCGCGGGGATACCGGGCGCTGGCCGACGAACTTCGTGCAGACCTTGCTACCGACGTGGACTACCTGGTCAGCTCGGTAGGCACCGGCGGTTCTCTATTCGGTACCGCGCGTGAACTGCGTCGCCTCGGTTCATCGGTCAGGGTGATCGGTGTCGAACCTGCCGGTTCGATCGTATTCGGTGGCCCGGGCGGTCCGTATTGGCAGTCCGGCACCGGCACTCCACCCGGCGCCCCGATCGGCAGCACCATCGACTACGACCTCCTCGACGAGGGGGTTAAGGTATCGGATGTTCACGCCTTTGCGACCGCGCGCACAGTTGCGCGACGCAATGGTTTGATGCTCGGCGGTTCGGTCGGTGGAGCAGTGTATGTAGCGATGAAACGGCTGCGTGAAATTCCTCCCGGCAGCACGATGGTGACCATCGCATGCGATGGCGGCGAAAAGTATCTCGACACGATTTTCAATGACGATTGGATGCGTGAGAAGAACTTGCTGAACTCGGTCGCAGAAGCGGAGGTCGCACAATTGCTCGATGAATATGCCAGTGAAATCGGCTCGTCAGTGTTGACTCGGCCCTCGGCACGATCGACGCCGGCATGA
- a CDS encoding Y4yA family PLP-dependent enzyme, whose amino-acid sequence MELTETAALPLPAKELGWVTRVRTDPTLLADLANAVGGGPFHVVYPEQFTTNLAAFVDAMVTAGVDGKVYFGKKANKAACWPRACAEANTGVDVASAPELIHALANGVRGEDLVITGPSKSDDLLWLATRHRCLITVDELDELDRVIAIADAGEAVRILLRVLPPSNPNSRFGLNDNELDLAIDRCVAHRAHLRMEGFSFHLTGYSVAPRAWQASDLIDRCLAARAKGLAANSVSIGGGFAVDYVDASPWQQFLSEYQDSWFHTRKTFSGFYPYHANPAGAEMLSAILGSSVATEHSDLAAKFAQTGTRLLIEPGRALLDGCGFTAFPVLGYKPRQDYGFITASGLSLSLSEQWFASEYLPDPMLWPQQEPSTPTSACVGGSSCLETDMLSWRKIRFDRVPRRGDLLIYPNTAGYQMDSNESEFHQLPLPPKVVVTTSPERIRWRLESAGVSHRGGGHSHE is encoded by the coding sequence GTGGAACTGACCGAGACCGCCGCGCTGCCGCTCCCAGCAAAAGAACTGGGCTGGGTCACTCGGGTGCGAACCGATCCGACGTTGCTCGCCGATTTGGCAAATGCGGTAGGCGGCGGCCCATTTCACGTGGTGTACCCCGAGCAGTTCACTACGAATCTCGCGGCATTCGTCGATGCGATGGTCACTGCCGGTGTCGACGGCAAGGTGTATTTCGGCAAGAAGGCCAACAAAGCCGCGTGCTGGCCGCGCGCCTGTGCCGAGGCGAACACCGGAGTGGATGTCGCAAGCGCGCCGGAGTTGATCCATGCTTTGGCCAACGGCGTTCGAGGCGAGGATCTGGTGATCACCGGGCCCAGCAAAAGCGATGATCTTCTGTGGCTGGCCACTCGCCATCGCTGCCTGATCACGGTCGACGAGCTCGACGAGCTCGACCGAGTGATCGCGATTGCCGACGCGGGCGAAGCGGTCCGCATTCTGTTGCGAGTCCTGCCGCCGTCGAACCCCAACAGTCGATTCGGACTCAACGACAACGAGCTGGACCTTGCGATCGACCGGTGCGTAGCGCATCGCGCACACCTGAGGATGGAAGGCTTCTCCTTTCATCTGACCGGGTACAGCGTCGCACCGCGCGCATGGCAAGCCTCCGATCTGATCGACCGGTGCCTGGCCGCGCGAGCCAAAGGCCTTGCAGCCAACTCGGTTTCGATCGGCGGCGGATTCGCCGTCGACTACGTCGATGCGAGTCCTTGGCAGCAGTTCCTCAGCGAGTATCAAGATTCCTGGTTCCACACCCGGAAGACCTTCAGCGGGTTCTACCCCTATCACGCGAATCCCGCAGGCGCGGAGATGCTCTCGGCGATCCTCGGCAGCTCGGTTGCCACGGAGCATTCCGATCTCGCCGCCAAGTTCGCGCAGACCGGTACCCGATTGCTGATCGAACCAGGCCGGGCACTGCTCGATGGCTGCGGCTTCACGGCCTTTCCTGTCCTCGGCTACAAGCCGAGACAGGACTACGGGTTCATCACCGCGTCCGGGCTCAGCTTGAGCTTGTCCGAACAATGGTTTGCCAGCGAGTACCTGCCGGATCCGATGCTCTGGCCCCAGCAGGAGCCGAGCACCCCGACGAGTGCCTGCGTCGGCGGCTCGAGTTGCCTCGAAACAGATATGTTGTCCTGGCGCAAGATTCGATTCGATCGTGTCCCGCGCAGAGGTGATCTGTTGATCTACCCGAATACCGCTGGCTATCAAATGGATTCGAACGAGTCGGAGTTCCATCAGTTGCCATTGCCACCGAAGGTCGTCGTCACGACCTCGCCGGAACGCATCCGGTGGCGACTGGAGTCCGCTGGTGTTTCACATCGAGGGGGCGGTCACAGCCATGAATAA
- a CDS encoding ornithine cyclodeaminase family protein — protein sequence MNDIPLRVLSRNDLADIAITPAEVIKSVRDVYVTLAQGQSRNPAKIALPVPDRDSISYSMLGYDGSRRVVAFKTSYKQEKGRGQKQYYTTITLYDDDSGAPIALMDCARIGSLRTPAATALLVEASAAPAARTALLIGTGTQGRQAFPYLLEVLPNLDRLLLYGTHDAGIAAVLEVFHQHHPDRTIEVVTDVTGAVLDADVVLAASGPATAVKVRTNSLKPGGLLVDVGYGVADSALLDSDYAIATSAGQLAVTGKYLAGPDGTLRPVDAELPEILAGRGLGRKTPEDRVFAYNSGLVVTDIAVGHALAIRAIEEGRGQELRLWN from the coding sequence ATGAATGACATACCGCTGCGCGTGCTCTCGCGCAATGACCTGGCGGACATAGCTATCACACCCGCCGAGGTGATCAAATCGGTGCGCGATGTTTACGTGACTCTCGCACAAGGCCAGTCTCGAAACCCTGCCAAGATAGCGCTTCCCGTGCCGGACCGAGACTCGATCTCGTATTCGATGCTCGGCTATGACGGGTCTCGACGGGTGGTCGCCTTCAAAACGTCGTACAAGCAGGAGAAGGGACGCGGACAGAAGCAGTACTACACCACTATCACTCTCTACGATGACGACTCCGGCGCTCCGATCGCGCTGATGGACTGCGCTCGAATCGGGTCGCTGCGTACACCGGCCGCGACTGCACTTCTCGTCGAGGCCAGCGCTGCACCGGCCGCCAGGACGGCGCTGTTGATCGGGACCGGCACCCAGGGTAGGCAGGCATTCCCCTACCTGCTCGAGGTGCTGCCGAACTTGGATCGCCTGTTGCTCTACGGGACCCATGACGCTGGAATCGCCGCGGTGCTGGAGGTATTCCACCAGCACCACCCGGATCGGACGATCGAAGTGGTCACCGACGTGACCGGTGCGGTACTCGACGCCGACGTCGTGCTGGCCGCCTCTGGCCCAGCCACGGCGGTCAAGGTACGGACAAACTCCTTGAAGCCGGGCGGACTACTGGTGGACGTCGGATACGGCGTCGCGGACTCCGCACTGCTGGACTCCGACTACGCGATTGCTACCAGTGCGGGCCAGCTGGCGGTGACGGGGAAGTATCTGGCTGGTCCGGATGGGACACTACGTCCGGTCGACGCCGAGCTACCGGAAATACTCGCCGGCCGCGGCCTGGGGCGAAAGACGCCGGAGGATCGGGTCTTCGCATATAACAGTGGGCTGGTCGTCACCGACATCGCAGTGGGGCATGCGCTGGCAATCCGCGCTATCGAAGAAGGCCGTGGACAGGAGCTGCGACTGTGGAACTGA
- a CDS encoding TauD/TfdA family dioxygenase, producing MHDHVPAHRRTTVRPSTGQGTAKGKFRMSIAVKSEIRSLEMRMLNANSQVFLHQLGTTLAAAYGGLSNPRCRQAISTLAANIEGELREKICPPATDGGVCVIRGLLIDEQSVGRTPPIWAAIDDTASLPLDLQMLLLASMIGEPFGWRGQQEGRLVNNVMPARGYESVQTGASSSILLSPHTEDSFHPHRSHVFLLGCVRNPDGVATTIASVRDVNLSAADHEILLRPTIPILPDLTYGDAEKWGAADPIPTLWERSDGLCLRYDPDYTPWADADPEYREAYLRLGSELERVTRRVVLEPGDVAIIDNDVVVHGRVPFTARFDGTDRWLKRVNVAMPDRPRPMAELTENGYGQQVDYLSLESK from the coding sequence CGTGCGTCCTTCTACAGGGCAGGGCACTGCAAAGGGGAAGTTCAGGATGTCGATTGCTGTAAAAAGCGAGATACGATCACTTGAAATGCGCATGTTGAACGCGAATTCGCAAGTGTTCTTGCATCAGCTGGGCACGACGTTGGCTGCGGCATACGGAGGGTTGTCCAATCCTCGCTGCCGGCAAGCGATCTCGACACTGGCAGCAAATATCGAGGGTGAGCTGCGCGAGAAGATATGCCCACCGGCCACGGACGGGGGTGTATGTGTAATCCGCGGGCTCCTCATCGATGAGCAATCGGTCGGCCGAACTCCGCCGATCTGGGCAGCGATCGATGACACGGCCAGTTTGCCGTTGGATCTGCAAATGTTGTTGCTCGCCAGCATGATCGGCGAACCTTTCGGCTGGCGAGGCCAGCAGGAGGGGCGGCTGGTGAACAATGTCATGCCCGCGCGAGGGTATGAGAGCGTGCAGACCGGGGCGAGCAGCTCGATTCTGTTGAGCCCACACACCGAAGATTCTTTTCATCCACATCGCTCGCACGTCTTCCTTCTCGGTTGCGTTCGCAACCCGGACGGTGTCGCGACGACCATAGCCTCGGTTCGCGATGTGAATCTCTCCGCTGCCGACCACGAAATACTCTTGCGCCCAACGATTCCGATCCTGCCGGATCTCACCTATGGAGACGCGGAGAAGTGGGGAGCCGCAGATCCGATTCCTACGTTGTGGGAACGCTCGGACGGGCTGTGCCTGCGCTACGACCCGGACTACACACCGTGGGCCGACGCCGATCCTGAATACCGAGAGGCCTACCTGCGGTTGGGAAGCGAACTGGAGCGGGTTACTCGTCGTGTCGTGCTCGAGCCCGGTGACGTCGCGATCATCGACAACGACGTGGTTGTACACGGCCGCGTCCCGTTCACCGCGCGATTCGACGGCACCGACCGGTGGCTCAAGCGGGTAAATGTCGCGATGCCGGATCGGCCGCGCCCGATGGCCGAGTTGACCGAGAATGGCTACGGCCAGCAGGTCGACTATCTCTCCTTGGAGTCGAAATGA